ATGGCCGCGGAAAAGCGGTCGAGGAAGGCATCGTAGATATCGGCGTGGACGATCATCCGCTTGGCGCAGATGCACGACTGGCCGGTGTTCTGCACCCGCGCGGTCACCGCCTGCTGCACCGCCGCGTCCAGATCGGCGGAGGGCATGACGATGAACGGGTCCGACCCGCCCAGTTCCAGAACGACCTTCTTGAGGTTCCGACCCGCCGCCTCGGCGACCTTGATCCCCGCGCCTTCGCTGCCGGTCAGCGTCACCGCGACGATGCGTGGGTCGGCGATCAGCGCGTCGACCTTGCCCGACGGGATCGCCAGGTTCTGGAACACGCCTGACGGCGCGCCGGCGGCGACGATCATCCGCTCGATCGCGGCGCCGCAACCCTGCGTCAGCGAGGCGTGCTTGAGCAGCCCGACATTGCCCGCCAAGATCGTCGGCGCCGCAAAGCGCACCACCTGCCAATAGGGGAAGTTCCACGGCATCACCGCCAGTACCGGCCCCATCGGCAGCCAGCGCGCGGTGGCGGGGCCGGACGCCGTCTCGAACGATGCCGGCGCCAGCATCGCCGGCCCCTCCTGCGCGTAATGGCGAAAGGCGCCGGCGCATTTCTGCACTTCGGCCAATGCCGACGTCAGCGTCTTGCCCATCTCGCGCGTGGCGATCTCCGCCAGTTCGTGCGCATTCGCCTCGAACTGTTCGGCGATCCGCTCCAGCAATGCCGTGCGTTCGGCGTAGGATGTCGTCCGCCACGCGGCATAGGCGGACGCGGCGCGCGCCAGCCTGTCGTCCAGTTCGGCGGCGGTGAGTTCGGGGATGCTGGCGCCGGGCTGGCCGGTCGCGGGATTGATGCTGGTGAACATCGATGGGCAACGCATCGGCGGCGGCGGCGATCCCGCTTCTTGCACCCGCCCCGCCCCTGCCGCATAGCAACCGCCATGGATATGCCCATCGAGAGCCTGTCGTTCGAGGACGCGCTGAAGGAACTGGAACGCATCGTCGGCCGGCTGGAAAGCGGCGAGGCGACGCTGGACGAATCGATCCAGCTGTACGAGCGCGGCGACCGCCTGCGCCAGCGCTGCGCCGAACGCCTGGATGCCGCGCAGGCCCGGATCGAGGCGATCCGCCTCGATGCCGAGGGCAAGGCCGCCGGCACCCGCCCCTTTGCCGCGGCCTGAACCGATGCACGGATCGCCGACGCAGGGACTGTTGGGTGACGCCATGGCGACGGTGTCCGCGGATATCGACGCGCGCTTCGACCGTCGCCTGCGCGTACCCGACGACCCCCGTGCCGACCTGTATCATGCGATGCGGCACGCCGCGATCGGCGGCGGCAAGCGGCTGCGCCCATTGCTGCTGTGCGCCACCGCCGACCTGTTCGGCGTGTCGCGCGATTGTTCGGGCGAGGTCGCGACCGCGGTAGAGGCGATCCACGTCTATTCGCTGATCCACGACGATCTGCCTGCGATGGACGATGACGACCTGCGCCGCGGCAAGCCGACCGTCCACAAGGCGTATGACGAAGCGACGGCGATCCTGGCCGGCGACTGCCTGCATGCGCTGGCGTTCGAGATCCTGGCCGATCCCGATACCCATGCCGACCCCTTCGTCCGGGCCGAACTGGTGATGGAGCTTGCCCGTGCGTCCGGCCCCGGCGGCATGGCCGGCGGCCAGATGATGGACCTCGTGGCCGAACGGATGACGTTCGACCTCGCCACCGTCACCCGCTTGCAGCAGATGAAGACCGGCGCGCTGATCGGCGTGTCGGTCGAAATGGGGGCGATCCTCGGCCGCGTCCCGCCCGAAGGGCGCACGGGACTGCGCGGCTATGCGCACGATCTCGGCCTCGCCTTCCAGATCGCCGACGATCTGCTCGATGCCGAGGGCGACGAGGCGGTGGCGGGCAAGAAACTGCGCAAGGACGAGGGCGCGGGCAAGGAAACGTTCCTGTCGCTGCTCGGCATCGATCGCGCCCGCGAACAATGCCGCATGCTGGTCGATCAGGCGGTCCAGCACCTGCATGGCTACGGACCGGAGGCGGAGGTGTTGCGTGCCGTCGCACGCTATGTCGTCGAACGCGACCGTTGAGACCGGCGAGACCATGGCATCGAGGGGACACGGCATGAGCGAGCGGATCGGCGTCTATCCCGGCACCTTCGACCCCATCACGCTGGGTCACATGGACATCATCCGCCGCGGCGCCAAGCTGGTCGACCGCCTGGTGATCGGCGTCACGACCAACCCGTCCAAGTCGCCGATGTTCACCCTCGATGAACGCATGGCGATCGTCCGCCGCGAGGTAGAGGGGATTGCGGGCGCGGTGGATGTCGTCGCCTTCGATTCGCTGTTGATGGACTTTGCCGAGCGCGAGGGCGCGAAGGTCATCATCCGCGGCCTGCGCGCGGTCGCCGACTTCGAATACGAATATCAGATGGCCGGGATGAACCAGCAGATCAATCCGCGGGTCGAAACGGTGTTCCTGATGGCCGATGTCGCGCTGCAACCGATCGCCAGCCGCCTGGTGAAGGAGATCGCGCTGTTCGGCGGCCCGATCGGCAAGTTCGTGACGCCCGCGGTCTGCACCGAAGTCGTCGCCCGCGTCGATGCGCTGGGCCGCAAGGGCAGCTGACCTCGATCGTCCCGCTGCGGGACGGGCAGTGAATATGTGGCGGACGCCAAACCTCCGTTAAGCTATTTCGCCCACATGCGGATCGCGATGCGTACGGTACGGACGATGACGCGCGTGTGGGCGGCGCTGGTGGCGCTGGGCCTGGCGCTGATCGTCGCACTGGCGGCGCAATCGGCCTGGCGCGCGATCGCCGCCCATCGCAGCGATGGCGTGCCGCCCCTGCCCGCCCCCGCCGGCTACGAGGCGGAGGATCATTTCCCCGGCGCCGCGCTGCTCTACACCGACATCGCCTTCGCGCCGCAGTCGGCGGATGGCAGCGCCGCCCCGGCCCAGGGCGTGACCGGCACCACCGCCCTGCCCGCGCTGCCCGTCTCCGCCGCCATGGCCAGCGCGGCGATGCAGGCCGATGCCGGCGTCGTCGCCGCCGCGCCCTTCGCGACCAAGGTGGCGAGCAGCCTCGACCGCGCCCGCGCGCTCGAATGCCTGACCGCGGCGATCTATTACGAAGCGGCGTCGGAACCCGATGCGGGGCAGTCGGCGGTGGCGCAGGTGATCCTCAACCGCGTCCGCCATCCGGCCTTTCCCGCGACCGTCTGCGGCGTGGTCTATCAGGGGTCGGAACGATCCGGCTGTCAGTTCAGCTTCGCCTGCGACGGCGCGATGGCGCGGGTGCCCGCACGGGCGGCATGGGCACGCGCCGCGCGCCACGCGGCGATGGCGCTGGCCGGATACGTCTATGCACCGGTCGGGCTGGCGACGCATTACCACACCTATGCGGTGACGCCGGCGTGGAACCGCAGCCTGGTGATGACCGACGTGGTCGGCGCGCACCTGTTCCACCGGTGGAAAGGGTTCTGGGGCACGCGGGCGGCGTTCCGGCAGGTCTATTGCGGTGGCGAGCCGCTACCCGGCCCGCACACGCCGCTGATCCAGCCGCCGGTCGCCCTGGCGCCGAACGTGATCGCTGCGGTCGCGCCCATGCCGGTGGCGCCGCCGGCGGGCGCACCGGTCACCAGCGCCGCGCAGGTCCGCCCCGCCTATGCGGACAGCGGCAGCTATGTCGCGCAGCCCGGGGCGGCGACGCAGCAGCAGGACAACCTGCCGCCGGCCGCCACCGTGCTCGACAAGTACAAGGATTCGGGCAAGCCGCTGTTCTAGGCGCGCGCCGCCTATTTCGCCGCCTTCACGTAGCGGTCGAACCACGCGATCGCCCGCTGCCGCACGTCGGCCGACTGTTCCGCCCCACTGACGCAATGGCCCGCGTCGGGGTAGATCACCAGGCTGACCGGAACGCCGCGGTCCTTCAGGGCGTGCCACCATTCGATCGATTGCGTCGGCGGCACCTCGATGTCCCGTTCGCCGACGTAGATGAAGGTCGGCGTCTTCGCCTTGCCCGCCTGATAGATCGCCGACGCGGCCTCATAGGCCTTCATGTCGTCGTACATCGACTTGCCGAAGAACGGCAGCATCCACTGGTCGATGCCGTTGGTGCCATAATAGCTGACCCAGTTCGACAGGCCGGCACCGGCGACGATGCCCTTGAAGCGCTGCGTCTGCGTGTTGGCCCACATCGCCATGAAGCCGCCGTAGCTGCATCCGCCGAGGCCCAGGCGCGCATCGTCGATCGGTGCGACGCGCTCGACCGCGTCGATACCGGCCAGGATGTCGCGCAGGTCGCCGCCGCCGAAGTCGCGCTTGTTGGCGGCGGTGAACGCCTCGCCCTGGCCATAGCTACCGCGCGGATTGGGCAGGAACACGTAATAGCCGGCCTTGACCAGCGCCGCGTTCAACGACGTCGGATACAGGTAATTGGGCGACGACGCCGCCGACGGGCCGCCATGGACGATGGTGATCATCGGCGCCTTGCCCTGCGGCGCGACGCGGGGCGCGAGCAGCCAGCCCTGCACGTCATACCCCTCGTTTTTCCAGCTGATGCTGCGCGCGGTGGCCAGCGCCGGCGCAGCATCGTTGTCGTGCGTGATCTGGCGGACCGCGGCGATCGGCCCGGCGTAGATCGCCGGCGCATGTTCGTAATCCTGCACCACGGCGGCGGCGACCCGCCCGTCGGCGGAAAAGACGGCGCGTCCGTCACCCGCGCTGCTGCTCGCCGCCTTGCCGAAGCCCGGCGCGACCGACTGGCCCGGCACCAGCGTGCCGAACTGCACCTGGTCGCCCGCCAGCGTCACCGTGCGCAGGCCCCCGGCGGTCCAGTCGATCGTGGTGACCGTCGCTTTCGCGCCCGCGGTGATGTTGCGCGGCGTGCCGCCGGTCAGCGCGACCGTGAAGACGTCGCCGCCGATCGAGCCGAAATCGCTCATCAGCCCGCCGATATAGGCGACGGTGCGTCCGTCCGGCGACACGCGCGGCTGGTTGATCTGCGTCGTCGGCCGGGCGATCGATCGCACCGCGCCGGTCTGCGCGTCGATCGCATCCAGGCTCGCCACCCACCAATTGTTGTCGCCATTGCCCAGCGCGGTGGTGGCGACGAAGCCGCGGCCGTCCGGCGTCCAGTCATATTCGTAGATATAGCGCCCGGCCGGCGACAGCGGCGTCACCGTCGTGGTGGCACGGGCGATGTCGAACACCGCGAGCCGCTGTTCGTCGTTCTTTTCGCCGATCTCGCCCACCATCCGCGCACCGGCCTGGGTCGCGCCGGATTCCTTGGCCGCACCCAGCGTCACCAGCAGCGCGATCCGCTTGCCGTCGGGCGACACCCGCGGGGTCTGCGCGATGCCGGCGACGGTGGCGATCGTGCGGGTCGTCCTGGCATCGGCATAGGTGAGGCGGACGGAACCCGCAGCGGTGTCGCGGACCAAGAATACCAGATCGCCGTTGGGCGCAAAGGTCAGCCCGGAATAGCCGCAGGTCTTGCACGGATCGATCGTCCGCAGCACGCGCCCGTCGGCGACGCTGCGCACGGTGACGATGCCATGGCCGGCATCGCTTTCGATCGTTGCGATCCGGTCGCCGGCAGGCGCGATCGCCAGGCTGCCGAATTGATGCAGGGTCTGCGCCGCCGCCGGCGCGGCGGGGCTGAGCAGCAGGGCGGCGGCAAGGGTCAGGCGCATCGTGGCTCCACGAAAAAGATGGTAGCAGCGATGCTTAGCGCGGTTGCGACCGGCCGCAAGCGGAACGGCGATGTCGCACCGGCCGTTCAACCGGCAGAGGAGTGACCATCATGACCGATGACATCAAACCGACGACGGAAACGCAGGATGCCAATCTGTCGACCGAACACCAGCGCCCCGGCGACGCACGCCGTCCGAGCGAGAAGCTCGACAAGGGGCAACCGAAGGGCGAAACGATCCCGCGCAAGTCGTCGCTGCTCGGCAACGACTGACGCGGGACCCGTCTCTTAGCGACAGCGCACGTTGTTGCGGTCGACCGAACGGCCGACCGCGGCACCCGCCGCACCGCCCAGCAGGGTGCCGAGCAGACCCGACCCACCGGGCGCGATGATGTTGCCGAGCACGCCGCCGGCGACACCGCCGACGATCAGACCCGTGGTGCCATCGTTGCGACGACAATAATATTGCCCGTTCTCGCCCCGGTACACACGATCGCGCGTCGACAGGCGACGCTCGCGATACCGCGGGTTCTCGACGTAATAGCGATCGGCATAATAGCCGTTATACGCCGGGTCGACGCGATTATAGTCATACGCTGAATAGCCGCGATACCGGCTATCGGTGCCATAGGTCGAACAGCCCGCCAGCGTAGCCGCCGCGGCGATTGCTGCAATCAGGGGTGCGCGCATCAGTTCCTCCCAATATGTGTCGATGATCGAGAGAATGTCCGACCCGATCAATTGGTTGCGTGAACGATATGATCGGGCCGGAGCACGGCCGGTGCGCGTCAGGCCGCGCCCGTCCCCTCGCTGAAACCGCTGCCGCGATCGGCGGCCAGCGACGGTGCCGGCCCGGTCGCCGGACGCAGCGCTTCCTTTTCGTCGTCGCTCGGCACGGCCGTCGGATCGGGCCGGAATGCCTCGACGGCGCGCATGTCGCCACCAGGGTGGTGATCGCCCATCAGATCGGTCGGCACGTGTTCCGCCGCGGGATTGCCGGCCCGCTCCTCGAAACGCTTTTCGTGTTCCGCCGTGCCGACCGGCGCAGCCGCCATCGTTGCCGGCTTGGGCGCGATCGGACTGGTCGTGCGGTCGCCAGCAACCGCGCCGGCGCCTGTATCATCGTCGTCGTTGGAGGCGGGGTGCCGCGATCCCGGCTTCGGTCCAAACACGGCGGTGGCCGCGGTCCATGCGACGGCACCGACGGCAAATGCGCCAAGGCCGAACCCGATATTCTTGTAATTCATGACGTTATGTCCCGGTTGCTGGCGGTGGCCAGTCTAACGGGGCGGTGATGGGGGCGGTTCCGTGGCCACGGGTTCTCCGTTCCGACCTTCGGGTCAGGCCGGACAATTGCCCCCCTGCGCATCGTCCCGCAGCCGGAACGGTCGCGATCCGACGACCAGCGCCAGGCCGCGGCAGCGGCGCAGCTGGAATCGCACCTTCTTGGCGCCGAAATCGAGCGACACGCGGCGAAAGCTGCCCATCAGGTCGGTGCCCAGCATCATCGCCGGCATATCGTGCAACCCAAACAGGACGAAGGGTGGCAGATCGGCGAACGCCACCGGCACGTTGGACATGACGATCCCGCCGATCCGCAATTCCGGCACGATGGCAAGCGGGACGACCATCGTCTCGCCGGTCACGCTGACCAGCGTCGCGGGCGTCATCGGCGGCGGCTTGCGGCGGCGGAACAATGCATCCCGCAATGCCAGATTGCCGATGGTCAGTTGCGATCCGGTGTCGACGACCGCGCGGATGCGCACGCCGGCGGCCCGCGCCTGCGTCAGGATCAGCTGCCCGCCGCGTTGCCGGGCGGTCACGACGATCTCGTCGGCGCTCGCCCGGACCGGCCGCCGCGTATCCTCGATCGTGATCGCCTGCCGCTCGAAATCGAGCATCAGCCGCTGGCCGCGCAACGCATCGATGCCAAGCAAACCCCGCGCACCCAGGTAACGTTCCGGCAGCAACGGCGCCGCGACGTCCTGCACGACGCTGCCGCCGACCGCCAGCCGGGCGATCAATGCGGTCTCGCGGCGGCTGCTGCCCGCCATGCCGTGCAACGTCACCGGCTGCCCCGCCGGCAGGCGGAGCGCCGCCGCCAGCCGCTCGCCGATCACCGTGCGGTCGGCGCCGCTATCGACCACGAAGCGATAGGGGCCGCGGTCGTCGATCGCGACGTCGACCGCCATACGCGTTTCGACCTGCTCGCCGGCGACACTGTCGCCCGCGATCTCCAACGTGTCGTCCAGCGTCGCTTCGCCGACCGTGATCGTCGGCTGCCGCGGCGGCGCGGCGGACGTTGTCGCGCGCTGCCGCGCCACCGCCGCCGTCATCGGCAACAGCATCATGGCAAGGCAGAGAGCGCGAAACGCGGCCATGGCGGACGATAGCATGTCCGGCGATGCGCGTCAGTCGTATCGTCATGTCCGCGGGAACGGACCGCGCGCCTGCGCCGTTGCCGGCCGGTGACGGTTCCTCCATCATCGACCCGCGGCCATAATGGCGCGACATGGTTCACCGCGGACACGCATTTCGGCGACCACCGCACGCTCAATATCCACAAGCGGCCCTTCGCGTCGGTCGCGGCGATGGATGCCGCGCTGGTCGCCGGCTGGAATGCGTGCGTCGCTCCCGACGATACGATCTGGCATCTGGGCGATGTCGCCCGCCGACTGGCCGACGTGGCGGGGCTGCTCGCCGGCCTGAACGGCATCAAGCACCTGATCCGCGGCAACAACGACGACCCCGCCATCGCCGACGTTCCGGGCTGGGCCAGCGTGCGCGACTATGCCGAAATCGCGCTCGACGATCGCTTCCTCGTCCTGTGCCATTATCCGTTGCGCAGCTGGAACCGGCAGCATCGCGGTGCCATCGATCTGCATGGCCACAGCCACGGCAGGCTCAAACCCATGCCGCGTCAGTTCGACGTAGGCGTCGATCCCCACGGCTTCCAGCCGGTCGCGCTGGGCGAACTGCTCGGTGAGCCTACCCCGGCAATCGCTGCGACCGGCTGAGGGGTGGCAAACGGCTTGGCGGGCGAGACGAAGGCGGAAGGCAGGGCATGTTTGCCCAATCGTCCGCTCCGTCGCTGCGCCCTGGATTGGTCCGGCGTGGCACTCGCCACCGCTTGCAGAACCGGGGCCGCCCGCCCGACCGCCGCCGCTCTTGAAGGTGCACGCCGATATCGATATACTGACATTATTGTCAGTAAGGAATCGATGTGATGGCGAAGCTTCCTCCATTCCCCGGCACCACCGGCAGGCGCGCGTGGCGGACGGCGTTCGATGCGCTGCGCAAGCTGCTCGCCAACGGCGACGACACCACGCAGGTGTTCCGCATCATGCGCTCCCTCAACGTCGGCGATACGGCCAACGGCTATTCCCGGCTGATCGCCACCGGAGAAGGAGGGCGGATCGCCTATGAACGGGTCGAACTGGCGCAACGCTTTTCCGAGCGTGCGTGGGTCGATGGCTTCGCCGCCGGTACGGTCGGCGCGGCCTATCGCGACTTTCTGGACACCACCGGCTATTCCGCCGACGGATTGGTCGAGGTCAGTCGCCTGGATCCGACCGAGACCGACGTCTACCATCCTTATGCCTGGATGGGGCGTCGCACCCGCGACGTGCATGACATCTGGCATGTCCTGACCGGCTACAAGGCCGACGAGACGATGGGCGAGGCATGCCTCGTCGCCTTTTCCTACGCGCAGACCCGTGGTCTCGGCTGGGCGTTCATCGCCGGCGGCGCGGCGCTGAAGTCGCTGCGCGCGACCGGCGGCACGCTGTTCGCCAAGGCCGTGCGCGAAGGCTATCGCAACGGCAAACGCGCCGCCTGGCTGCTCGGCGAGGATTACGAGGCGCTCATGCACGAACCGATCGCCGCCGCGCGCGCCCGGCTGAACATTCCCGAACCCCTGGTCTACCGTCAGGCGCAGGCGGTGCTGGGCGCGCGGCTGGCCTCCTACGCCTCTGCGCAAAAGGAGGCGGCGCAGGCCAACGCCGCCCTCGCCTAACCGCTTTACTTGCTGCTAGGCGCGATGGCGATGCTGTCGCGCCTTCGCCTCACCGATTACCGCAACCATGCGGGTCTGGTGCTGGCGCCCGGCGCCGGCTTCGTCGTGCTCACTGGCGAAAATGGCGCGGGCAAGACCAACGTGCTGGAAGCGGTGTCGCTGCTCGCGCCCGGGCGGGGCCTGCGCCGGGCCGCCCTGTCGGACATGCAGCGCCAGGGGGGCCCGGGCGGCTTCGGCATCGCGGCGACGCTGGCCGCGGCGGCGGGCGCGGTGGAAATCGCGACCGGCACGCTGGCCGCCGCCCCGAACGGCGACAGGTCCGTATCCAGGGCGCCGCCGCCACCGCCAACACGCTTGCCGAATGGCTGACCGTGCTGTGGCTCACCCCGGCGATGGACCGGTTGTTCGTCGAACCGGCGGGCGAGCGTCGCCGCTTCCTCGATCGCCTCACCCTCGCCCTCGAACCCGGCCATGCCCACCACGCCGCCCGCTACGATGCCGCGATGCGCGCGCGCAACCGCCTGCTCGCCGCCGACGAACCCGCCGACCCCGACTGGCTGACCGCGCTGGAGGTGCAGATGGCCGACCACGGCGGCGCGATCGATGCGGCGCGGCGGTCCGCGGTCGCCCTGCTCGGCGAACGCCTGGCGATGACGCCGGATGGGCCGTTCGCCCGCGCCGCGCTGACGCTGGAGGGATGGCGCGGCGACGCCGACCGCCTGCTCGCCGACCTGCGCCACAACCGGGCGCGCGACACCGCGGCCGGGCGCGCGCTGGCGGGCCCGCACCGCGCCGACCTGGCCGTCACCCATCTCGGCAAGGGGCAGGCCGCCGCGCTCGCCTCGACCGGCGAACAGAAGGCGCTGCTGCTCGGCATCGTCCTGGCGCATGCCGAACTGGTCGCGCAGCGCACCGGCCACGCCCCCGTCCTGCTGCTGGACGAGGTCGCCGCGCACCTCGATCCGGTCCGCCGCGCGGCGCTGTTCGACCGGCTCGCGGGCCATGGCCAGGTGTGGATGACCGGCACCGAACCGGCGCTGTTCGCCGACATCGGCGATGCCGCGACGCGGGTGACGCTCGGCTGAACCTTGGCTGTCGATGCGGGTCACCGACGGTTCAAGCCCGCCGCGCCATGCCGCCGTCATCGGGCGGGGTAATGGAGAGTCACATGATCAAGTCGTTCGTCATCGCCGCCACGGCACTCACCGCCATCGCCACTCCGGCACTGGCACAGGATCGCTGGGACTGGAGCGGCGGCCGGCCGGGCGATCGCGCCTACCGGTTGATCGGCGCGGGCGTTCCCGGCCTCGACCCCGAACTGCGCGGGACGCCGCGCGGCCGCGCCTTCGTGATGCGCAATTTCGATGGCAACCGCGACGGCCGCATCTCGCCGCGCGAAGCGGCCGACGCCAACGCCGCCTTCGCGCGGATCGCCGGCGCACGTCGCGGCGGCTTCGACTGGGACGCGCGCGATCGCACCGTGGTGGTCGAGACGCGCACCGTCGTGCCGGGTCGGTGGGATCGCCGCGCGATGCACGACTACGGCTTTCGCCAGACGCCGCGCGGCGCGACGCTCACGCTGTCAGAGGACGTGCTGTTCGCCACCGACAGCGACGTGCTGCGCCCCGGTGCCGTCGAACGTCTGCGTCCGCTGGCCAGCTACCTGCGGTCCAACGGCGGCGTGCGCGTCGCGATCGACGGATACACCGATTCGCGCGGCAGTGACGCCCACAACCAGGATCTGTCCGAACGCCGCGCGGCCAGCGTTCGTTCGGCGTTCGACGCGATGGGCGTCACCCGCGCGCGGTTCAGCGTCGCGGGCCATGGCGAGGCGAATCCGGTCGCGACCAACGCGACCGCCGCGGGCATGCGCCAGAACCGCCGGGTCGAGGTGACGCTGCTCGGCCGCCGCGCGACCGAATTCGCACGCTACTGACGCGCCCGTCCCCTCCCGTCGCGCCGATGGGGAGGGGACACGCCCCATTTCGCTTCCGTTCCGGCCGCCTGATGCCTATATAATCGTCATGGCAGAACCCCAGAATACCAACGACTACGGCGCCTCCTCGATCAAGGTGCTGAAGGGCCTCGACGC
The sequence above is a segment of the Sphingomonas insulae genome. Coding sequences within it:
- a CDS encoding exodeoxyribonuclease VII small subunit, whose product is MDMPIESLSFEDALKELERIVGRLESGEATLDESIQLYERGDRLRQRCAERLDAAQARIEAIRLDAEGKAAGTRPFAAA
- a CDS encoding retroviral-like aspartic protease family protein, with the translated sequence MAAFRALCLAMMLLPMTAAVARQRATTSAAPPRQPTITVGEATLDDTLEIAGDSVAGEQVETRMAVDVAIDDRGPYRFVVDSGADRTVIGERLAAALRLPAGQPVTLHGMAGSSRRETALIARLAVGGSVVQDVAAPLLPERYLGARGLLGIDALRGQRLMLDFERQAITIEDTRRPVRASADEIVVTARQRGGQLILTQARAAGVRIRAVVDTGSQLTIGNLALRDALFRRRKPPPMTPATLVSVTGETMVVPLAIVPELRIGGIVMSNVPVAFADLPPFVLFGLHDMPAMMLGTDLMGSFRRVSLDFGAKKVRFQLRRCRGLALVVGSRPFRLRDDAQGGNCPA
- a CDS encoding metallophosphoesterase; this encodes MTVPPSSTRGHNGATWFTADTHFGDHRTLNIHKRPFASVAAMDAALVAGWNACVAPDDTIWHLGDVARRLADVAGLLAGLNGIKHLIRGNNDDPAIADVPGWASVRDYAEIALDDRFLVLCHYPLRSWNRQHRGAIDLHGHSHGRLKPMPRQFDVGVDPHGFQPVALGELLGEPTPAIAATG
- a CDS encoding cell wall hydrolase, with protein sequence MRIAMRTVRTMTRVWAALVALGLALIVALAAQSAWRAIAAHRSDGVPPLPAPAGYEAEDHFPGAALLYTDIAFAPQSADGSAAPAQGVTGTTALPALPVSAAMASAAMQADAGVVAAAPFATKVASSLDRARALECLTAAIYYEAASEPDAGQSAVAQVILNRVRHPAFPATVCGVVYQGSERSGCQFSFACDGAMARVPARAAWARAARHAAMALAGYVYAPVGLATHYHTYAVTPAWNRSLVMTDVVGAHLFHRWKGFWGTRAAFRQVYCGGEPLPGPHTPLIQPPVALAPNVIAAVAPMPVAPPAGAPVTSAAQVRPAYADSGSYVAQPGAATQQQDNLPPAATVLDKYKDSGKPLF
- a CDS encoding glycine zipper 2TM domain-containing protein, translating into MRAPLIAAIAAAATLAGCSTYGTDSRYRGYSAYDYNRVDPAYNGYYADRYYVENPRYRERRLSTRDRVYRGENGQYYCRRNDGTTGLIVGGVAGGVLGNIIAPGGSGLLGTLLGGAAGAAVGRSVDRNNVRCR
- a CDS encoding polyprenyl synthetase family protein; translated protein: MATVSADIDARFDRRLRVPDDPRADLYHAMRHAAIGGGKRLRPLLLCATADLFGVSRDCSGEVATAVEAIHVYSLIHDDLPAMDDDDLRRGKPTVHKAYDEATAILAGDCLHALAFEILADPDTHADPFVRAELVMELARASGPGGMAGGQMMDLVAERMTFDLATVTRLQQMKTGALIGVSVEMGAILGRVPPEGRTGLRGYAHDLGLAFQIADDLLDAEGDEAVAGKKLRKDEGAGKETFLSLLGIDRAREQCRMLVDQAVQHLHGYGPEAEVLRAVARYVVERDR
- a CDS encoding NAD-dependent succinate-semialdehyde dehydrogenase produces the protein MFTSINPATGQPGASIPELTAAELDDRLARAASAYAAWRTTSYAERTALLERIAEQFEANAHELAEIATREMGKTLTSALAEVQKCAGAFRHYAQEGPAMLAPASFETASGPATARWLPMGPVLAVMPWNFPYWQVVRFAAPTILAGNVGLLKHASLTQGCGAAIERMIVAAGAPSGVFQNLAIPSGKVDALIADPRIVAVTLTGSEGAGIKVAEAAGRNLKKVVLELGGSDPFIVMPSADLDAAVQQAVTARVQNTGQSCICAKRMIVHADIYDAFLDRFSAAMRAVKAGDPMDPASDMGPLSSEEQRRTTLDQLDAMQRAGGKLLFGGEALPGKGAYMSAGILVDVPIDHPAAQEELFAPVAMVFKAADIDAAIALANDVPFGLGSSVWTNDPVERERFERDIEAGMTAVNAMLASSPEAPFGGIKRSGHGRELGPYGLHEFMNLKTVFG
- a CDS encoding Coq4 family protein — encoded protein: MAKLPPFPGTTGRRAWRTAFDALRKLLANGDDTTQVFRIMRSLNVGDTANGYSRLIATGEGGRIAYERVELAQRFSERAWVDGFAAGTVGAAYRDFLDTTGYSADGLVEVSRLDPTETDVYHPYAWMGRRTRDVHDIWHVLTGYKADETMGEACLVAFSYAQTRGLGWAFIAGGAALKSLRATGGTLFAKAVREGYRNGKRAAWLLGEDYEALMHEPIAAARARLNIPEPLVYRQAQAVLGARLASYASAQKEAAQANAALA
- a CDS encoding S9 family peptidase, with protein sequence MRLTLAAALLLSPAAPAAAQTLHQFGSLAIAPAGDRIATIESDAGHGIVTVRSVADGRVLRTIDPCKTCGYSGLTFAPNGDLVFLVRDTAAGSVRLTYADARTTRTIATVAGIAQTPRVSPDGKRIALLVTLGAAKESGATQAGARMVGEIGEKNDEQRLAVFDIARATTTVTPLSPAGRYIYEYDWTPDGRGFVATTALGNGDNNWWVASLDAIDAQTGAVRSIARPTTQINQPRVSPDGRTVAYIGGLMSDFGSIGGDVFTVALTGGTPRNITAGAKATVTTIDWTAGGLRTVTLAGDQVQFGTLVPGQSVAPGFGKAASSSAGDGRAVFSADGRVAAAVVQDYEHAPAIYAGPIAAVRQITHDNDAAPALATARSISWKNEGYDVQGWLLAPRVAPQGKAPMITIVHGGPSAASSPNYLYPTSLNAALVKAGYYVFLPNPRGSYGQGEAFTAANKRDFGGGDLRDILAGIDAVERVAPIDDARLGLGGCSYGGFMAMWANTQTQRFKGIVAGAGLSNWVSYYGTNGIDQWMLPFFGKSMYDDMKAYEAASAIYQAGKAKTPTFIYVGERDIEVPPTQSIEWWHALKDRGVPVSLVIYPDAGHCVSGAEQSADVRQRAIAWFDRYVKAAK
- a CDS encoding OmpA family protein, coding for MIKSFVIAATALTAIATPALAQDRWDWSGGRPGDRAYRLIGAGVPGLDPELRGTPRGRAFVMRNFDGNRDGRISPREAADANAAFARIAGARRGGFDWDARDRTVVVETRTVVPGRWDRRAMHDYGFRQTPRGATLTLSEDVLFATDSDVLRPGAVERLRPLASYLRSNGGVRVAIDGYTDSRGSDAHNQDLSERRAASVRSAFDAMGVTRARFSVAGHGEANPVATNATAAGMRQNRRVEVTLLGRRATEFARY
- the coaD gene encoding pantetheine-phosphate adenylyltransferase yields the protein MSERIGVYPGTFDPITLGHMDIIRRGAKLVDRLVIGVTTNPSKSPMFTLDERMAIVRREVEGIAGAVDVVAFDSLLMDFAEREGAKVIIRGLRAVADFEYEYQMAGMNQQINPRVETVFLMADVALQPIASRLVKEIALFGGPIGKFVTPAVCTEVVARVDALGRKGS